One Pseudomonas tolaasii NCPPB 2192 genomic window carries:
- a CDS encoding amino acid ABC transporter substrate-binding protein, whose product MKVLKSTLAIVCAAAVLGVSGFAQAGATLDAVQKKGFVQCGVSDGLPGFSVPDASGKILGIDADVCRAVAAAVFGDATKVKFSQLNAKERFTALQSGEVDILSRNTTMTSSRDAGMGLKFPGFITYYDGIGFLVNNKLGVKSAKELDGATICIQAGTTTELNVSDYFRANNLKYTPITFDTSDESAKSLESGRCDVLTSDKSQLFAQRSKLASPKDYVVLPETISKEPLGPVVRNGDDEWLAIVRWVGYAMLNAEEAGITSKNVEAEAKSTKNPDVARLLGADGEYGKDLKVKKDWVVQIVKQVGNYGEMFERNLGKSTPLEIDRGLNALWNNGGIQYAPPVR is encoded by the coding sequence ATGAAGGTATTGAAATCCACCCTGGCCATCGTGTGTGCGGCGGCTGTACTGGGTGTCAGCGGTTTCGCCCAAGCCGGCGCCACCCTGGACGCCGTGCAGAAGAAAGGCTTTGTGCAATGTGGCGTGAGTGACGGCCTGCCGGGTTTCTCGGTGCCGGATGCCAGCGGCAAGATCCTGGGGATCGACGCTGACGTGTGCCGCGCTGTGGCCGCTGCCGTTTTCGGCGACGCTACCAAGGTCAAATTCAGCCAGTTGAATGCCAAGGAGCGTTTCACCGCGCTTCAGTCCGGCGAAGTCGACATTCTGTCGCGTAACACCACCATGACCAGCTCCCGCGATGCGGGCATGGGCCTGAAATTCCCGGGCTTCATCACTTACTACGATGGCATCGGCTTCCTGGTGAACAACAAGCTGGGTGTTAAAAGTGCCAAGGAACTGGACGGTGCAACCATCTGCATCCAGGCCGGTACCACTACCGAGCTGAACGTTTCCGACTACTTCCGCGCCAACAACCTCAAGTACACCCCGATCACCTTCGACACCTCCGACGAAAGCGCCAAGTCGCTGGAATCGGGCCGTTGCGACGTGCTGACATCCGACAAGTCCCAGCTGTTCGCCCAGCGCAGCAAGCTGGCTTCGCCGAAGGACTACGTGGTGCTGCCGGAAACCATCTCCAAAGAACCTCTGGGCCCGGTCGTGCGTAACGGCGACGACGAGTGGCTGGCCATCGTGCGCTGGGTTGGCTACGCCATGCTCAACGCTGAAGAGGCCGGCATCACCTCCAAAAACGTTGAAGCTGAAGCCAAGTCCACCAAGAACCCGGACGTTGCCCGTCTGCTCGGTGCTGACGGCGAATACGGCAAAGATCTGAAAGTGAAGAAAGACTGGGTCGTGCAGATCGTCAAGCAAGTCGGTAACTACGGTGAAATGTTCGAGCGCAACCTGGGCAAGAGCACGCCGCTGGAAATCGACCGTGGCCTGAACGCGCTGTGGAACAACGGCGGCATTCAATACGCACCGCCTGTGCGCTGA
- a CDS encoding amino acid ABC transporter permease has translation MQNQIGAPKQKLSFSDPKVRAWLFQIITIVAVVSLGWYLFNNTQTNLQHRGITSGFDFLERSAGFGIAQHLIDYTESDSYARVFVIGLLNTLLVTVIGVVLATLLGFIIGVARLSPNWMINKLATVYVEVFRNIPPLLQILFWYFAVFLTMPGPRNSHNFGDTFFVSSRGLNMPAALMADGFWPFVVSIVVAVVAIVLMARWANKRFEATGVPFHKFWAGLALLVVIPALCTLVFGAPLHWEMPKLQGFNFVGGWVLIPELLALTLALTVYTAAFIAEIVRSGIKSVSHGQTEAARSLGLRPGPTLRKVIIPQALRVIIPPLTSQYLNLAKNSSLAAGIGYPEMVSLFAGTVLNQTGQAIEVIAITMSVYLAISISISLLMNWYNKRIALIER, from the coding sequence ATGCAAAATCAAATCGGCGCACCAAAGCAGAAGCTCAGCTTCAGCGATCCCAAAGTGCGTGCGTGGCTCTTCCAGATCATCACGATTGTGGCGGTGGTCTCGCTGGGCTGGTACCTCTTCAACAATACCCAGACCAACCTGCAACACCGGGGCATTACCTCGGGTTTCGACTTTCTTGAGCGCAGTGCCGGCTTCGGCATCGCGCAGCACCTGATCGACTACACCGAATCGGACAGCTATGCCCGCGTCTTCGTGATCGGGCTGCTCAACACCTTGCTGGTGACCGTGATCGGCGTGGTCCTGGCCACCCTGCTCGGTTTCATCATCGGCGTGGCGCGCCTGTCGCCGAACTGGATGATCAACAAGCTGGCAACCGTGTATGTGGAGGTGTTCCGCAACATTCCGCCGCTGCTGCAAATCCTGTTCTGGTACTTCGCGGTGTTCCTGACCATGCCGGGGCCGCGCAACAGCCACAACTTCGGCGATACGTTCTTTGTCAGCAGCCGTGGCCTGAACATGCCGGCGGCGTTGATGGCCGACGGCTTCTGGCCGTTTGTGGTGAGCATCGTCGTCGCTGTGGTGGCAATCGTGCTGATGGCGCGTTGGGCCAACAAACGCTTCGAAGCCACCGGCGTTCCGTTCCACAAGTTTTGGGCGGGGCTCGCGCTGCTGGTGGTGATTCCGGCGTTGTGCACGCTGGTTTTCGGCGCGCCTTTGCACTGGGAAATGCCCAAGCTGCAGGGCTTCAACTTCGTCGGCGGCTGGGTGCTCATCCCGGAGCTGCTCGCGCTGACCCTGGCGCTGACCGTTTACACGGCGGCGTTTATCGCTGAAATCGTGCGTTCGGGCATCAAGTCCGTCAGCCACGGCCAGACCGAAGCCGCGCGCTCCCTGGGCCTGCGCCCCGGGCCGACGCTGCGCAAGGTCATCATTCCGCAGGCCCTGCGGGTGATCATTCCGCCGCTGACCAGCCAATACCTGAACCTGGCGAAGAACTCTTCGCTGGCCGCCGGTATCGGTTACCCGGAAATGGTTTCGCTGTTTGCCGGCACGGTGCTCAACCAGACCGGCCAGGCCATCGAAGTCATTGCCATCACCATGAGCGTGTACCTGGCGATCAGCATCAGCATTTCCCTGCTGATGAACTGGTACAACAAGCGCATTGCGCTGATCGAGCGGTGA
- a CDS encoding amino acid ABC transporter permease produces MSTHTFKPDMPPPGKVFGPMAWMRANLFSSWLNTLLTLLAIYLVYLVVPPILHWAILDANWVGTTRADCTKEGACWVFIQQRFGQFMYGYYPGDLRWRVDLTVWLAIVGVAPLFISRFQRKAIYGLSFLVIYPIVAYCLLHGGVFGLTNVATSQWGGLMLTLVIATVGIAGALPLGIVLALGRRSNMPAIRVVCVTFIEFWRGVPLITVLFMSSVMLPLFLPEGMNFDKLLRALIGVILFQSAYVAEVVRGGLQAIPKGQYEAAAAMGLGYWRSMGLVILPQALKLVIPGIVNTFIALFKDTSLVIIIGLFDLLNSVKQAAADPKWLGMATEGYVFAALVFWIFCFGMSRYSMHLERKLDTGHKR; encoded by the coding sequence ATGAGTACGCATACTTTCAAACCTGATATGCCACCGCCGGGCAAAGTGTTCGGGCCGATGGCATGGATGCGCGCCAACCTGTTCTCCAGTTGGCTCAATACCCTGCTGACCTTGCTGGCGATCTACCTGGTGTACCTGGTGGTGCCGCCGATCCTGCATTGGGCCATCCTCGATGCCAACTGGGTCGGCACTACACGCGCGGACTGCACCAAGGAGGGCGCCTGCTGGGTGTTTATCCAACAGCGCTTCGGGCAGTTCATGTACGGCTACTACCCGGGCGACCTGCGCTGGCGCGTGGACCTGACCGTGTGGCTGGCCATCGTCGGCGTGGCACCGTTGTTCATCTCGCGCTTTCAGCGCAAGGCGATATACGGCCTGAGCTTTCTGGTGATTTACCCGATCGTTGCCTACTGCCTGCTGCACGGTGGTGTGTTCGGCCTGACCAACGTGGCGACCAGCCAATGGGGCGGCCTGATGCTGACCCTGGTGATCGCCACTGTCGGTATCGCGGGCGCCTTGCCGCTGGGCATCGTGCTGGCGCTGGGGCGACGTTCGAACATGCCGGCGATTCGAGTGGTCTGCGTGACCTTCATCGAATTCTGGCGCGGCGTGCCGTTGATCACGGTGCTGTTCATGTCTTCGGTGATGCTGCCGTTGTTCCTGCCCGAAGGCATGAACTTCGACAAGCTGCTGCGGGCGCTGATCGGCGTGATCCTGTTCCAGTCGGCCTACGTGGCCGAAGTGGTGCGCGGCGGTCTGCAGGCCATTCCCAAGGGGCAGTACGAAGCCGCCGCCGCGATGGGCCTGGGCTACTGGCGCAGCATGGGCCTGGTGATTCTGCCGCAAGCCCTCAAGTTGGTGATCCCGGGCATCGTCAACACGTTTATTGCGCTGTTCAAGGACACGAGCCTGGTGATCATCATCGGCTTGTTCGACCTGCTCAACAGCGTCAAGCAAGCGGCTGCCGACCCGAAATGGCTGGGCATGGCCACCGAAGGCTACGTGTTCGCCGCCCTGGTGTTCTGGATTTTCTGTTTTGGTATGTCGCGCTATTCCATGCATCTGGAACGCAAGCTCGACACAGGCCACAAGCGTTAG
- a CDS encoding amino acid ABC transporter ATP-binding protein, producing MSEAIKKPVGPEGIIQMQGVNKWYGQFHVLKDINLNVKQGERIVLCGPSGSGKSTTIRCLNRLEEHQQGRIVVDGVELTNDLKQIEAIRREVGMVFQHFNLFPHLTILQNCTLAPMWVRKMPKRKAEEIAMHYLERVRIPEQAHKFPGQLSGGQQQRVAIARALCMKPKIMLFDEPTSALDPEMVKEVLDTMIGLAEDGMTMLCVTHEMGFARTVANRVIFMDKGEIVEQAAPNDFFDNPQNDRTKLFLSQILH from the coding sequence ATGAGCGAAGCAATCAAAAAGCCTGTGGGCCCTGAAGGCATTATCCAGATGCAGGGCGTCAACAAGTGGTACGGCCAGTTCCACGTGTTGAAAGACATCAACCTCAACGTCAAACAGGGCGAGCGTATCGTGCTGTGCGGCCCGTCGGGTTCTGGCAAGTCCACCACCATTCGTTGCCTCAACCGCCTGGAAGAGCACCAGCAGGGCCGCATTGTGGTCGATGGTGTGGAGCTGACCAACGACCTCAAGCAGATCGAAGCGATCCGCCGTGAAGTCGGCATGGTATTCCAGCACTTCAACCTGTTCCCGCACCTGACCATCCTGCAGAACTGCACGCTGGCGCCGATGTGGGTGCGCAAGATGCCCAAGCGCAAGGCCGAGGAAATTGCCATGCATTACCTGGAGCGCGTGCGCATTCCGGAGCAGGCCCACAAGTTTCCGGGGCAGCTGTCCGGCGGCCAGCAACAGCGTGTGGCGATTGCCCGCGCACTGTGCATGAAGCCGAAAATCATGCTGTTCGACGAGCCGACGTCGGCACTCGACCCGGAGATGGTGAAAGAGGTTCTGGACACCATGATCGGCCTGGCCGAAGACGGCATGACCATGCTCTGCGTGACCCACGAAATGGGCTTCGCCCGCACCGTGGCCAACCGCGTGATCTTCATGGACAAGGGCGAGATCGTGGAACAGGCGGCGCCGAATGACTTCTTCGACAACCCGCAGAATGACCGGACCAAGTTGTTCTTGAGCCAGATTTTGCATTGA
- a CDS encoding type II toxin-antitoxin system MqsA family antitoxin has product MRTQQCMSCGAHDAMQHFEGRTFTINTRGMVRDIPEIAGWECKVCHEVEFDHDDDSAERYGEASDLLLIDARKIIAAEMKRIRRKLHLTQKDAVRLFTVRGHNAFSRYERAEIFPPEPLLTLMRLLDKHPHLLAEVEALAVGDDLNRLLIAKDAQQLAAQAS; this is encoded by the coding sequence ATGAGAACCCAGCAATGCATGAGCTGCGGAGCCCATGACGCAATGCAGCATTTCGAAGGTCGCACCTTCACGATCAACACGCGGGGAATGGTTCGAGATATCCCTGAAATTGCGGGCTGGGAATGCAAGGTCTGTCATGAAGTTGAATTCGATCACGACGACGACAGTGCAGAGCGTTATGGAGAAGCGTCCGACCTGCTGTTGATCGACGCGCGTAAAATAATCGCCGCCGAAATGAAGCGAATCCGCCGCAAACTGCACCTCACACAAAAAGACGCAGTGAGGCTCTTCACCGTCCGCGGGCACAATGCATTCTCTCGCTATGAACGGGCGGAGATTTTTCCGCCGGAACCGTTGCTCACATTGATGCGCCTGCTGGATAAACATCCGCACCTGCTGGCCGAGGTAGAAGCCCTTGCTGTCGGTGATGACCTGAACCGCCTGCTCATCGCAAAAGACGCGCAACAGCTCGCAGCGCAAGCCTCCTGA
- a CDS encoding type II toxin-antitoxin system MqsR family toxin: MEKYTPHYDLALVKAEVIKLGFRAFTATAREGARQLELSLDQMHHVVCALEHRMLCKSMTTYADHRVWQDVYLIKIYGTEIYIKVTYRPGGGPPVISFKEKTL; encoded by the coding sequence ATGGAAAAGTACACACCTCACTACGATTTGGCGTTGGTGAAGGCTGAAGTCATTAAGTTGGGCTTCAGGGCGTTCACGGCAACTGCCCGAGAGGGAGCTCGACAGCTCGAATTGAGCCTGGACCAAATGCATCATGTGGTCTGCGCCCTTGAGCACCGAATGTTGTGCAAATCGATGACGACCTATGCAGACCATCGGGTATGGCAGGACGTCTACCTGATCAAGATTTACGGCACGGAGATTTACATCAAGGTCACTTACCGCCCAGGCGGTGGTCCTCCCGTAATCTCTTTTAAGGAGAAAACCCTATGA
- a CDS encoding FadR/GntR family transcriptional regulator: MTAIAPLIKRSLVDQALEQLRLRISQGAWAIGERLPTEPELSAELGISRNTVREAMRVLAFSGLIEIRQGDGSYLRSMTDPLGTMRALSHCTLEQAQETRQILEVEAISLAALRRTEEDLNGLREALEASGELYHGDLEAYISADLVFHKRLVDAAHNPALSELYQYFSAIVGAQLRQTLNITPRRQAVFDLHIALLEAVENQDPERAKSLCRQLINEP; this comes from the coding sequence ATGACAGCTATCGCCCCCTTGATCAAACGCTCCCTGGTCGACCAAGCCCTGGAGCAATTGCGCCTGCGCATCAGCCAGGGCGCGTGGGCCATTGGCGAACGCCTGCCCACTGAGCCCGAGCTGTCTGCCGAGTTGGGCATCAGCCGCAATACCGTGCGTGAAGCCATGCGTGTCTTGGCGTTCTCCGGCTTGATCGAGATCCGCCAGGGCGACGGCAGTTACCTGCGCTCGATGACCGACCCGCTGGGCACGATGCGCGCGTTGTCCCACTGCACGCTGGAGCAGGCCCAGGAGACGCGGCAGATTCTGGAAGTGGAGGCGATCAGCCTCGCGGCATTGCGTCGGACCGAGGAAGACCTCAACGGTTTGCGCGAAGCGCTTGAAGCCAGCGGCGAGCTGTATCACGGTGACCTCGAGGCCTACATCAGCGCCGATCTGGTCTTCCACAAACGTTTGGTGGACGCTGCGCATAACCCGGCGCTGAGCGAGCTGTACCAATATTTCTCCGCCATCGTCGGCGCCCAGTTGCGTCAGACCTTGAACATCACTCCGCGCCGCCAGGCAGTGTTCGACCTGCATATCGCTTTGCTCGAAGCCGTCGAAAACCAAGACCCGGAACGCGCCAAATCCCTCTGCCGGCAGTTGATCAATGAACCCTGA
- a CDS encoding CynX/NimT family MFS transporter — protein MNPETRLEELLIDAEADDEVVQHTPPAMSRPWLLILGLVLVAMNLRPALSSLSPLLNDVSASLGLSAAKAGLLTTLPVMCLGLFAPLAPILARRFGAERVVLGILLTLAGGIILRSSFGEAGLFVGSLIAGASIGIIGVLLPGIVKRDFAKQAGTMTGVYTMALCLGAALAAGATVPLSHAFGDSWNIGLGFWIVPAVVAALFWLPQVGQKQGAHQVAYKVKGLLRDPLAWQVTLYMGLQSSLAYIVFGWVPSILISRGLSATEAGLLLSGSIIVQLLSALTAPWLATRGKDQRLAIVVVMLLTLGGLFGCLFAPLDGLWGWAILLGLGQGGTFSLALTLIVLRSRDSHVAANLSGMAQGIGYTLASMGPLAVGVLHDWTGGWGATGWVFGVIGLGAIIAGLGAGRALYVGVTSEKV, from the coding sequence ATGAACCCTGAAACCAGACTCGAAGAACTGTTGATCGACGCCGAAGCCGACGACGAGGTGGTGCAACACACCCCACCCGCGATGAGCCGCCCCTGGTTGCTGATCCTGGGGCTGGTCCTGGTGGCGATGAACCTGCGCCCGGCGCTGTCGAGCCTGTCGCCGTTGCTCAATGACGTATCGGCCAGCCTGGGGCTGTCGGCAGCCAAGGCCGGTCTGCTGACCACCTTGCCGGTGATGTGCCTGGGTTTGTTCGCGCCACTGGCGCCGATCCTGGCCCGGCGTTTTGGTGCCGAGCGAGTGGTGCTGGGGATTTTGCTGACGCTGGCCGGCGGCATCATCCTGCGCAGCTCGTTCGGCGAGGCGGGGCTGTTCGTTGGCAGCCTGATTGCCGGCGCCAGTATCGGCATCATCGGCGTGCTGCTGCCGGGCATCGTCAAGCGCGACTTCGCCAAACAGGCCGGGACCATGACCGGTGTCTACACCATGGCGCTGTGCCTGGGCGCGGCGCTGGCAGCGGGGGCCACGGTGCCGTTGAGTCACGCGTTCGGTGACAGCTGGAACATCGGCCTGGGGTTCTGGATCGTGCCCGCGGTGGTCGCGGCGTTGTTCTGGTTGCCACAGGTGGGGCAGAAACAGGGTGCCCATCAAGTGGCGTACAAGGTCAAAGGCCTGCTGCGCGATCCGCTGGCCTGGCAAGTGACCTTGTACATGGGCCTGCAATCGTCCCTGGCCTACATCGTGTTCGGCTGGGTGCCGTCGATCCTGATCAGCCGTGGCCTGAGCGCCACCGAAGCAGGCTTGCTGCTGTCCGGTTCGATCATCGTGCAACTGCTCAGCGCCCTGACCGCGCCGTGGCTGGCGACCCGGGGCAAGGACCAGCGGCTGGCCATCGTCGTGGTCATGCTGCTCACCCTCGGTGGTCTGTTTGGTTGCCTGTTTGCGCCATTGGACGGGCTGTGGGGCTGGGCCATTCTGCTGGGTTTGGGCCAGGGCGGTACGTTCAGCCTGGCGCTGACCCTGATCGTGCTGCGCTCGCGGGATTCCCACGTGGCCGCCAACCTCTCAGGCATGGCGCAGGGCATTGGTTATACGCTGGCGTCCATGGGCCCGTTGGCGGTGGGTGTGCTGCATGACTGGACCGGTGGCTGGGGTGCCACCGGTTGGGTGTTCGGCGTGATCGGGCTGGGCGCGATCATCGCCGGGTTGGGGGCTGGTCGTGCCCTGTATGTCGGGGTGACCAGCGAGAAGGTTTAG
- a CDS encoding DUF1120 domain-containing protein has translation MSKSLNTLIATLILASTGHAFAASSTDLTVRGLITPSACTPSLGNGGSIELGKIASKDLKPDDFTWLGDFVTQVAVTCDAPTLMAIEPKDNRAGSEAMDQSSYFGLGLINGSEKLGSMSMFLEKIFADGQASRGIDSLDGGNTWERHFAIGPDRITSVADNTTYAPIPVQAFEAQMTVSPLIAPTRGLTLTEEVPIDGSVTLTVRYL, from the coding sequence GTGAGCAAGTCCCTGAACACCCTGATCGCTACCCTGATACTGGCCAGCACCGGTCATGCTTTTGCCGCCTCCAGCACAGATTTGACCGTGCGTGGATTGATTACCCCGAGCGCCTGCACGCCAAGCCTGGGCAATGGCGGGAGCATTGAACTGGGTAAGATCGCCTCCAAAGACCTCAAGCCAGACGACTTCACTTGGCTGGGCGACTTTGTCACGCAAGTCGCCGTCACCTGCGATGCACCGACGCTGATGGCCATCGAGCCCAAGGATAACCGTGCGGGCTCGGAGGCCATGGATCAATCCTCCTACTTTGGCCTGGGCCTGATCAACGGCAGTGAAAAGCTGGGGTCGATGTCCATGTTTCTGGAGAAGATCTTTGCCGATGGCCAGGCCAGCCGGGGGATTGACTCGCTTGATGGCGGCAACACCTGGGAACGTCACTTTGCCATTGGCCCAGACCGCATCACCTCGGTTGCCGACAACACCACCTACGCGCCCATCCCGGTACAGGCCTTCGAGGCCCAGATGACCGTCAGCCCCCTGATCGCCCCCACTCGTGGCCTGACCCTCACTGAAGAAGTGCCCATTGACGGCTCGGTCACCCTGACCGTGCGTTACCTCTAA